tAGAAAGTCAAGGATTTTGAAGGATTTAAAGCACCTGTGTGATCATTGCCTCCAGAATGAAACGCGGTGCGTACTCACCGAGTGGATGAACGCCGTCAGCAGGTATTTGCAGAGCAGAGTTAGCGCCAGCGGTTTGGAGAAGAGCTTCACATCAGGTGTTCCCTTCatggaaaagcagaagaaacagGAGTTTACCTGGGAATCTGCTGCTCAGCAGGAACATCTTCATGAGTAAACAGCCATACCTCCATGAGGTAGCAGTAGAGGAAGGGTCCCTGCGACAGGATGATGTTAGTGCAGATGCAGCTAGCGACAGTCTGCTGGATGGCGATCAGCTTCTTTTTCGCCAGGTCGATGCCTGATAGGAGACGATCCAGGTGGCTCCTGcacaaaacaaatggaaacaaattaatGTGCTCCTGCATGCATGTGGTATTACTATCGACGCAATGACAGATTATAGTTTTCTCTGAAGTATGATGCTAATTTTCACTCCCGCTgcatataattattttagtcattgattattctgacaatcctaaaaaaaaaattggcacaggTTTCACCAATTAAAATTTAGGACTTAATAAGGATGAATTTGAAGACCTATATaatttaaagaagaaatttgtttattttgcgatgCTATCCACAGCCTTAACCATCACAGTGCTAAGCTTTTTTCTACAGTGTACAGGACGGCAACAGTAGTGAGCCAGTGGCGAAGACGAACGTCGACCACAAATTTACTCTTAGCCATGActgaagcaacaacaaaaaacaaacaaaaaaaacagctagctagttagcaaggTTATATTAGCCACTAGTTAACGGAACGCAATGAAGATATCTGTGCGTGAATCAAACTTTCACCTGACAGAAAAGACCTGCgagaattcagaaaaaaagagaaaactacaTAGAATATACGATTAAAGAGTTAGGcaatgacaaaatttaaaacttgtGATTCATGTATTTAAGGCCACGTTACgcttttaaaattaattcaagacattttaagctCTTAATTTTAGTTGCACGAATTTAGGACTTTttgagtcaacaacaaaacacttgttttttttgggggttttttttacagcagccATATTAAAGCACATGCTGCGCAAACACTCAGGAGCtcagctttggttgctaggtgacgggtgGAACTTtggtggggttgctaggtaacggactgCCTTCGCTGGGATTGCAGGGTAACGTCTGCTAATTTTCACCAAACCAAAAAAGATGAGCGactgtgtgtttcttttaagctctttgattgtttttttagttgagaccaaagtaCAAAAACGTGCTAAACGTGAATTTggcataataggtccccttaAAAAATGTGCAACGGCAGCAGCagttgtgccattttacagAAAGGCGACAGCATTAAGACGAGTTAGTACTGTACGCACCGTGAGAGGGCATCGAGTGCTTTGATGAAGTTGTCGGTGGGGTCGTTCTCGTCCCGCTCCGTGCTCTCCAGCAAGGCGGCGGCGGCGTGCACCATGTCGCTGGCCAGGAAGCTGTTCTTAAACCCAAAGTGGACGCcaaacgtctgaatgcgaatgTCCTTCATTCTGTCACAGTCACAGGAAAATACAAAACCAATGTTAGAGCTGATAAAGCAACAGGTTGCTTCAtttgcactttttaatttattcttttcttcttctattgGTGCCATTTAGTTATTTCTATTTCGTTGTTGGCTTCGATCTCACCCCATGGACCATTATCTTGTACattattggttatttttaaactgctgtgGAAGTTTAGAGTCCTGAATtgtttgggttacatgtaggtctgtcacaataagcaataaatcaatcaatcacatgaCAAATTataacaaactcaataatttccgtagttgtgatttttttgtttttctcttttttctctacCATAAattggatgacaaaagtcttcagtctggtgctttggccTCAACTAGACCTTTATTTGAAGGACaaatttgtttacagagaattcataatttattttatttgtttaattattttggatatttaaaatgtcttcctattccaaaattaaatgttcatttgagTGTAAAAGTTCCTTGATCATTGAGAATctgttcttgtattattacatcattatcattatattacttgaaaatggtctcaaaacaacaatatcatcatttattgcaattacgtctggaacaatttatcatccagaaagatttgttattgtgacagagtGATGCACACGTAAGCGAGAGTTTTTTAACTTGTATACATACCCGTATTTATTAGATGACTCCTCAATGACGTCCCTGAGGTTCTCTTTGATTGTAATGTCCATGGACttaaatttttgtttaacttGTCTCAGTGGTAGCCTGTAACAAGAATTAAAAACGCACACatacagaacaaaacacaaaataatcaataaaagaaacaggaaaatccGGCACTGTTTTTACACAAAGCTCGTACCCCATGTCAGCCAAGAACTCCTGGAGTTTCTTTTGTCCTTTTAAGGTCCAAAGCTTGAAGCTGCATGCTGTGTAGTAGGAGTTGCAGATGCTCTCATACAGAGACCAGTGATGGTACAATGCCAGACGAAggctaaagaaaagcattaaGAGAAAACATCTTATggcaaaacaagacaaaaatccAAGAATCTATAAGCAATACAGGGATTTCTGACGTAcggtaaaaataacaaaaccaaatttagtttttctcagcGATTATAAAGTTACAATCTTGGTACCAAAATAAAGCCAACACTTTGAAGACTCCACCAGATGTTTAAGTATTACAGCAGTTGCGGTagtttcagagaaaataaacataaataatttggattttttttttgtccctcgccagaattttttttgcactgtaAAGTATATAAAATCTTTTAGACATATCATAAATAAGGTTACAGACTTGCACAAACCATAGATACACATTACCTGTACAAAAACGGATGCagctgaaataaactaaaaacaaatttatagagatttaagtaaaagaaagaaaaagaaaaatacataggAATTTTGCCTTTGGTACAGGTTGGCATCAcctacaaaaatagaaataaaaacacaggaaattttaaatatttttcgtTGTCTAaaactgctcttttttttatagccacatgtattttttattcaattgtaGTAAAACAATTGACTTCAGttaagcagtttttattttttggaaatcaagagtaaaaaaaacaaacaaacaaaaaaacaacaaatttaaggCAGATTTTAGTGATGAAAAAGAATTCAATTAAAACCTccaaaatgtatacattttttcgGCACTATCAGAGCTCCATACAATGTCTGTACTTTTGCATTAGAATTTTTGGAGAAAGGTTGCATCAGCTTCTAGTCTGGCGTTTCCATGGATACCAGCTATGTTTATGTTTGACTGAGGGGCCTTAATGAAGGATACTCGTATTCAAAGGAGATCCTCATGCAGTCGATGGACAGAGAGTTCTCCTCATCCTCGTTTCGGTGGTTGTGTCGGGAAACGTGGCGCTGCACCGTCGCGATGTCCGACACGTACTTCATGCTAAAACGAGAATATAAAATCTCTCTGAGAGACGCTTGGTGAGTCGtatcaaaaactttttttcacaatGCAGAGGTTGTTCTTACTGGGGGATTTTATCATGAACCCACTGGTCTGTGAGGCCGATGATGGCCCACCTGCAACAACAAATACCAGCGTTAACACACAGCCTGCAGGGTGATGGGTCCAGTATTGACCTATACTATGATTTGATGTTCGTACATctttcccacagtaaaattcaagcacttttcaaatcattttcaaggtaagttttcaaactttttcatcaccagactttggagataaaaacaagacaaactgaaaaaaaaaaaactgtttcaatttactattatataatatttattactgttattaacaATATCTTTTGGTAGTATTCCACCAATATAACAAAATTGTACgttttgaaatgtctcaaaCAAAACACCAATTTAACACCACCATTTGGTGTCAAAtagtgtttattatttatttctgtttcactatttattgattatt
The genomic region above belongs to Xiphophorus maculatus strain JP 163 A chromosome 12, X_maculatus-5.0-male, whole genome shotgun sequence and contains:
- the cdc45 gene encoding cell division control protein 45 homolog isoform X2, whose product is MLQPDSDSIFFICDTHRPVDVVNVYNDTQIKLLIKEDDDLGVPTYDDIFRDEDEEEGEDSGNESDEGSEPSGKRRRFDEGAIERRIERQRAKRQWEARRREILFDYEQYEYHGTSAAMMFFELAWVLTKDTKDMLWWAIIGLTDQWVHDKIPHMKYVSDIATVQRHVSRHNHRNEDEENSLSIDCMRISFEYDLRLALYHHWSLYESICNSYYTACSFKLWTLKGQKKLQEFLADMGLPLRQVKQKFKSMDITIKENLRDVIEESSNKYGMKDIRIQTFGVHFGFKNSFLASDMVHAAAALLESTERDENDPTDNFIKALDALSRSHLDRLLSGIDLAKKKLIAIQQTVASCICTNIILSQGPFLYCYLMEGTPDVKLFSKPLALTLLCKYLLTAFIHSTRNKRCKLLPLIMAAPKDVEKGTVIVVGIPPESETSDKKNFFGRAFEKAAESTSSRTLHDHFDTSIIELKSEDRSKFLDALITLLS